A part of Onthophagus taurus isolate NC unplaced genomic scaffold, IU_Otau_3.0 ScKx7SY_24, whole genome shotgun sequence genomic DNA contains:
- the LOC139432531 gene encoding uncharacterized protein, with protein sequence MFSCEKCQQVFSLKCNLNRHMRNKHCVGLQLICSICQKKFRRQDAFVQHQRSIHGIESQRKDPLPNLIQNSTHQDFDESAASTSASKSKIKLTNKLCDVCGKFFSSHATVAAHLRSEHITSIEKDVEQVSTCYKNRVACYKIGGVEADDDIPSYLTRSRETVRRLINNYISDIRGLVKAQIELLAVFIKSSFNENGEEGVIASMKNFNTKFKVITSITFEEIYDKMIRDIIKQSEDFQEQGSGWAFFSVSHLLLNVNKFQPIPGSSYIRLPSEIINKKACINIKNNDNACFAWCLTAALHPAQISKVRTSSYPHYSQVLNLEGITFPVHLKDISKIETLNNLSINVYELVFDSINYTYNVEGPIHFTKNRRDTHVNLLYLFNNGRGHFVLIKNLSRLISKHIANHNGAIRLCDGCLTRFSSADKLSRHQQYDCNHITTILPSKNLKSIPNFMGNLMPENILEFNNYKNTQMVPFVIYADFESILKPIEHCEPDFSKSFTEKVDIHQPYSFAYYIVSTVDGTCCKFETYTGLDCPKVFILKLMEDVRYIYHKYIKYVKPMTPLTVEEQVAFEATNICHICKTPFGEDVVKVHDHCHITGKYRGPAHVVCNLNFKIPKFIPVFLHNFSCYDAHLFVKEMADIEDVNGIDVLPNNKEKYISFSKSVLVDQIQNQSRFENRFMKLRFLDSFRFMASSLDSLSSNLVEEDFVHVRKFFPCNKQFQLLKRKGIFPYGYIDSLEKLSETSLPQKSGFFNKLSFENITDKDYLHAQTVWQTFQCQNLKDYSDLYLKTDVLLLADVFEKFRRVCFETYGLDPAHYYTTPGLTWDAMLKFTKIKLELLTDVDQVHFIKKGIRGGISQCSLRHAKANNKYMDNYDSNSPSKYLMYWDANNLYGWAMSQPMPYGDFKWLDDTEIQNLNFNHVSDEADYGYILDVDIEYPHYLHDIHNDLPFLAENICPPNSSNSESEKRLIPNLFNKKNYIVHYRNLKHAIAHGLKVLKVNRVLSFKQSAWLKPYIDMNTKLRQSAKNDFERDFFKLMNNSVFGKTMENVDKRVDVRLITSWDDICGKGRSKPGARSLIAKLNFKNIKIFTETFSAIQMERLRVVYNKPIYVGFTVLEISKLLMYEFYYNFLKPKYNEAIRLCYMDTDSFTVHINTDDLYEDIKLNLDKFDTSNYHLDNQFKIPLKNKAVLGLMKDENCGRIMTDFIGLRSKMYANRVIDGRVTKKAKGVKKAVVKHKIKFENYFDCLTLKNTMFAKQILFRSCNHTVYTVLQNKLVLSPYDAKRFIKDDGIDTLAWGHNRIVSSSSSEGTLQTLKP encoded by the coding sequence atgttttcttgtgAAAAATGTCAACAagtgttttcattaaaatgcAATTTGAATCGACATATGCGTAATAAGCATTGTGTCGGACTGCAACTCATATGCtcaatatgtcaaaaaaaattcagGCGACAAGATGCCTTTGTTCAACATCAGAGAAGTATCCATGGTATTGAATCTCAACGAAAAGATCCACtaccaaatttaatacaaaattcaaCACATCAAGATTTCGATGAATCAGCAGCAAGTACGTCAGCTTCGAAAAGtaagattaaattaacaaataaactaTGTGACGTATGTGGAAAGTTCTTCTCATCTCACGCAACCGTTGCGGCACATCTTCGATCAGAACACATAACATCTATCGAAAAGGATGTTGAGCAAGTATCAACGTGTTACAAAAATCGTGTTGCCTGCTATAAAATTGGGGGAGTTGAAGCCGACGATGATATTCCATCATACCTCACAAGATCCCGAGAAACGGTTCGTAGacttataaacaattatattaGTGATATTAGAGGATTAGTTAAAGCTCAAATTGAACTATTGgctgtttttataaaatccagCTTTAATGAAAACGGTGAAGAGGGAGTGATAGCCTCCATGAAGAAtttcaatacaaaatttaaagtaattacGTCTATAACCTTCGAGGAAATTTACGATAAGATGATTAGAGATATTATAAAACAGAGTGAGGATTTCCAGGAGCAAGGGTCTGGATGGGCTTTCTTCTCCGTATCACACCTTTTGCTTAACGTTAACAAATTCCAACCAATACCTGGATCATCATATATTCGTTTACCTtcggaaattattaataaaaaagccTGTATCAATATAAAGAATAATGATAACGCTTGTTTTGCATGGTGTTTGACGGCGGCTCTTCATCCCGCTCAAATAAGTAAGGTTCGTACTTCAAGCTATCCTCATTACTCTCAAGTGCTAAATTTAGAAGGTATAACGTTTCCCGTTCATTTAAAAGATATATCcaaaatagaaactttaaataatttaagtattaaCGTTTACGAATTAGTTTTTGATTCCATTAATTATACCTACAATGTGGAAGGACCCattcattttactaaaaatagaCGAGATACACATgtgaatttattatatttatttaataatggaAGAGggcattttgttttaatcaaaaatttatcacgACTTATTTCTAAGCATATAGCAAATCATAACGGCGCAATACGTCTTTGCGACGGGTGTTTAACTCGGTTTTCATCTGCCGACAAATTATCTAGACATCAACAATACGATTGCAACCATATAACGACCATTTTACCATcgaagaatttaaaatcaataccCAATTTTATGGGAAATTTAATGCcggaaaatattttggaatttaataattataaaaatactcaAATGGTTCCATTTGTTATTTACGctgattttgaatcaattttaaaaccaatCGAGCACTGTGAACCCGATTTCTCCAAGTCTTTTACAGAAAAAGTTGACATACATCAACCATACAGTTTTGCATACTATATCGTTTCTACTGTAGATGGTACTTGTTGTAAATTTGAAACCTATACCGGCCTCGACTGTCCCaaagttttcattttaaaattaatggaagATGTTAGATAtatttatcacaaatatataaaatatgtaaaaccCATGACCCCCTTAACTGTTGAAGAACAAGTTGCATTTGAAGCAACAAACATTTGTCACATCTGTAAAACACCTTTTGGAGAAGATGTAGTTAAGGTGCATGATCATTGTCATATAACTGGTAAATATAGGGGCCCAGCCCATGTTGTATGTAatcttaactttaaaattcccAAATTTATCCCTGTATTCCTACATAATTTCAGCTGTTATGATGcacatttatttgttaaagAGATGGCTGACATTGAGGATGTCAATGGTATTGATGTTTTacctaataataaagaaaaatatataagtttCAGTAAAAGCGTGCTAGTTGATCAGATACAGAATCAATCCCGTTTTGAAAATCGGTTCATGAAATTACGTTTTTTGGATTCATTTCGATTTATGGCATCCTCACTCGATTCATTGTCGAGTAATCTTGTAGAGGAGGATTTCGTTCATGTACGAAAATTTTTCCCATGTAATAAgcaatttcaattattaaagagAAAGGGTATATTTCCCTATGGCTATATAGATTCACTTGAAAAATTAAGTGAAACATCATTACCACAAAAATCCGggttttttaacaaattaagttttgaaaatataactGATAAAGATTATTTACACGCTCAAACAGTTTGGCAAACATTTcagtgtcaaaatttaaaagattactCTGACCTATACCTCAAGACCGATGTTCTTTTGTTAGcagatgtttttgaaaaatttagacGCGTTTGTTTTGAAACTTATGGATTGGACCCAGCACATTATTACACCACACCAGGACTCACTTGGGAtgcaatgttaaaatttacaaaaattaaacttgaATTATTGACTGATGTAGATCAAGtccatttcattaaaaaaggcATTCGTGGGGGTATTTCGCAGTGCTCATTACGTCATGCTAaagctaataataaatatatggaTAATTATGACTCCAATTCTCCTTCGAAATATCTAATGTATTGGGACGCTAACAATTTGTATGGTTGGGCAATGTCACAACCGATGCCCTATGGAGACTTTAAATGGTTAGATGATactgaaattcaaaatttaaattttaatcatgtATCCGATGAAGCTGATTATGGTTACATTTTGGATGTTGATATTGAATATCCTCATTATTTACACGATATACACAATGATCTACCTTTTCTCGCAGAAAACATATGTCCTCCCAACAGCAGTAACAGTGAGAGCGAGAAAAGattaattccaaatttatttaacaagaaaaattatattgttcattatagaaatttaaagcaCGCTATAGCTCACGGTCTCAAAGTTTTGAAAGTAAATAGAGTTTTATCCTTTAAACAATCTGCGTGGTTGAAACCTTATATTGATATGAACACAAAATTACGTCAATCcgctaaaaatgattttgaaagagacttttttaaactaatgAATAATTCGGTATTTGGAAAGACGATGGAAAACGTGGATAAAAGAGTTGATGTTCGGTTAATTACAAGTTGGGATGACATTTGCGGAAAAGGTAGGTCAAAACCCGGAGCTCGCAGTCTAATCGctaagttaaattttaaaaatattaagatttttacTGAAACATTTTCGGCAATTCAAATGGAGCGACTTCGTGTTGTTTACAACAAACCTATATACGTTGGTTTTACAGttttagaaatttcaaaattgttaatgtatgaattctattataattttttaaaacctaaaTATAATGAAGCAATTCGATTGTGTTATATGGATACGGACAGCTTCACTGTACATATTAACACCGATGACCTATATgaagatattaaattaaatttagataaatttgacaCCTCGAATTACCATCTGGATAATCAATTTAAGATCCCGCTTAAAAATAAAGCCGTATTAGGTCTTATGAAAGATGAGAATTGCGGTAGAATTATGACGGACTTTATAGGGTTACGATCGAAAATGTATGCAAATCGTGTTATTGATGGTCGTGTTACAAAAAAAGCTAAAGGTGTAAAAAAAGCTGTtgtgaaacataaaattaaatttgaaaattatttcgattgtttaactttgaaaaacaCTATGTttgcaaaacaaattttatttagaagttGTAATCACACCGTATACACggtattacaaaataaattggtccTTTCACCGTACGATGCCAAGAGATTTATTAAAGATGATGGTATAGATACGTTAGCTTGGGGTCATAACCGTATTGttagtagtagtagtagtgAGGGTACATTACAAACTCTTAAACCTTAA
- the LOC139432532 gene encoding uncharacterized protein, which yields MSILSVSDKLEFDNSLVRLQYHNHLPYSSNSFNNSDEIRIAIQQQDIYTLPSQSFIYVQGKLLKGDGTVDKDAKLTVNPVAHMFSEIRFECGGNVIDRVRNPGIASTLKNLCSLTRSEYYHSSNAGFEYLNIKINETTGDFDFCVPLKYFLGFAEDYNKILINLRQELVLVRSNSDNNVIECPTPNMKIIINKIVWKVPHVSVADVERLKLLEHIEQGIELYMGFRSFDLHEYPSLPKSKQHSWTIKTSTQLEKPRYLILGFQTNRKDDAKVSASLFDHCNLTDMKVFLNSEKYPYEPLHLNFKTGQIAVLYEMYCNFAKSYYDRELAEPMFNRDTFLANTPIIVIDCSRQNDILNVGTVDIRIEFETSEDIPNNTTLYCLILHDRVFKYVPLTGMINQI from the coding sequence atgagcATCTTAAGCGTTTCGGACAAGCTTGAATTTGATAATTCACTTGTGAGGCTTCAGTATCATAATCATTTACCTTACTCATCAAATTCGTTTAACAATAGTGATGAAATACGTATTGCAATCCAACAACAGGACATTTACACATTACCAAGCCAATCGTTTATTTACGTACAAGGGAAACTATTGAAAGGTGATGGAACCGTTGATAAAGATGCAAAATTAACAGTAAATCCAGTCGCTCATATGTTTAGTGAAATACGATTTGAATGTGGAGGTAATGTAATTGATAGAGTTAGAAATCCAGGAATAGCTAgcacattaaaaaatctttgttcGTTAACAAGGTCTGAATACTATCATTCTTCTAACGCTggttttgaatatttaaacattaagaTAAATGAAACTACAggtgattttgatttttgtgttCCCTTGAAATACTTTCTTGGTTTTGCTGAAGACTATAATAAAATCCTGATAAATCTACGTCAAGAATTGGTGTTAGTACGCAGTAATTCAGATAATAATGTCATTGAATGTCCTACACCTAATAtgaagattattattaataaaattgtgtgGAAGGTACCACACGTGTCGGTGGCTGATGTAGAACGATTGAAACTTTTAGAGCATATAGAACAAGGAATTGAATTATATATGGGATTTCGTTCATTTGATTTACATGAGTATCCATCATTACCAAAAAGTAAACAGCACTCATGGACAATTAAAACATCTACACAATTGGAAAAACCTCGTTACTTAATATTAGGATTTCAAACCAATAGAAAAGATGATGCAAAAGTTTCAGCATCTCTATTTGATCATTGTAATTTAACAGATATGAAAGTGTTCTTAAATAGTGAAAAATATCCCTATGAAccattacatttaaattttaaaactggtCAAATTGCAGTTTTATATGAAATGTATTGTAACTTTGCAAAGTCCTATTACGATCGAGAGCTTGCAGAACCAATGTTTAACAGAGACACATTTTTAGCAAATACACCGATTATTGTTATTGATTGTTCACgacaaaatgatattttaaatgttggaACCGTTGATATTCGCATTGAATTTGAAACGAGCGAAGATATACCTAATAATACTACCCTTTACTGTTTAATCTTGCATGATCGTGTTTTCAAATATGTTCCTCTAACTGGTATGATTAATCAAATATAG